The segment CCTTCTGAATCACGATCTGACGTCGTCTTGTGTAACCGTTGTGTATTCGCTTTCTGTCTGCCTCGCCCCGCTAGAATGTCAGCAAGTGGAGGGTAGCACCCGGTCTTTGGTCTCGTTCCCCACCGTGTCGAAGCACCTAGAATGAGACCTAGCGCTCGGCACGCGTTCAATTCGTGTACGTTGAGTGAAAGAACGACAGCAGTCCTGAATGTAGGATCGACGATGTTCGTATTCACAGCTCTCAGAATGAGTCTCTCCGTGAGGGGCACGTCTCACCTGGAGAAGGCGTGAGTGTCCCGGAAGGCAACAGGAGTCCAGCCCCATGGGGGGTGCTAGGGGTGAGGTAGATGGACCGAGGAATGTCAGGGATGAGCCCTCCTTTCAACCTCTGTGGCCTCGGGTGTGCGTGTTTCCtccaaaacaaaactctgtgGGTCACCAGGAGAACTCCTCTTTATCCCACAAAGCCCTTCATGGCACTGCCCTCTCTCCTGGGTCGCGATTACCCATTATGGGTGAGATTCCCCCTCAGGGACCTTGGAGATGGGGCTGCCCCCCCTCTCCGAAATGCCGGGTTTGGAGTGGGGACCAGAGTTGATGGCAGGTGGCTGGCGCTGGGGTTTGAGTGCCTGATCTGCCCGCCATGTTGAAAAAGCTTTGTGACCGCTatctgggagagaggggagggacactGCAAGACCAGTCCCTGCCTCCAGGGAGGGTGCACCCAATGGGGTGGGCCAGGGTGAAAGCATTTCTTGCAGAGGGGGAGGCAGTACGGTGGAGCAGACAGAGCCTAGCAGGCAGGATGCTCCCACGTGGGCTCTGGCCCGTGGGTCAGTCCTGCTCCCAGGCCTGGCCCGGGAACCATcgttatcacccccattttacagatgtggaaactgagtccCAAAGAAGCCAAGAGCCTTCCTGAAGATCACACACAGCTGGTGAGctgtggagctgggattcaaaagaCCGCCGAGGGACACCAGCAGCCATGCCCCTAACCCCGCCCATGTGTCTCCAGAATGGAAGGCCGGCTGGAGAGTCACCTAGCAAGTGCTCGGTAAACATTTGCTGAAGGACCGAATTCAACAGATGTGTGCCCGTGCAGAAATCGCTGAACGGCGTCCGTAGTTGGGCCTCGGTGTCCACAGTTCCACCACCAGGACGTGCCCTGATTATGCCCTTGGCATTGCCCCCGCCACCAACACCGCCCCCGCCACCATTCGGCATCCCCGGGCTCAGTTCATGAGAGCAGCAGCCCTTGCAAGGGGAACGTGACCACCGCATTGTACAGAGGAGGAAATCGAGGCGAAGCGGCAGCCCGAACCCAGATCTGCCCGCACCTCTCCGGGCCGCCCGCACAGCCTGCTGCCTTTTTAAGGTGGAAGCACCCTGGAAGCATAGCACTTAAGTGTCTGCCGGAGGGGCGGCTCTCAGCGGCTACAGGTCACAACACTGAGCTACTGGGAaacgactgggggaggggggtaaagGGGAAGAGGCTCACGATTTTGGAACACAGGGCGGGCGGAGGGCGAGCGAGCAGGGGGTTGGTGCAGAAGagtgaaagggaagaagggaagtggggggggggggttcagaaTTAGACCTTCGGCCCTTCCCCGTTTTTCTTGCCGTGTCTGCGCCTTGAGGGGGAGGAGGCTGGCTCTGCCCCAGAGATGCTGTGTGATGGGGGCCTGTGCCCTTTGTGGAGCCACTGGTCCCCAGGGCTCTCTGTCTGGACGTCTTCCCATCTCTGCGCGTGGGCTGAGTGCATAGGAGGGGTTCAGGTGGAGGCAGGACTGAGCACTCTATACCTGCAGCCCCccgtggggggggcgggggggggggcaggtggacaCTAGTTGAACCCTTCAGTGGAGCAGACGCTCTCTCAGGCCCCCTGGGCATCCGTGGCCCAGAACTGTCACGGGCACAGCCGATCTGCCCCAAAGCTCACAAGACCCCAGATGCCCAGGCCGAGGTGGCGCCTCCTCTCCTCCATCTCCAGCCCCTGCAGGGACTTCCCTGGATGCCGGCGAATGGAGAACATTTGTTCACTGAgcccctgctgtgtgccaggctcctGCCGTCACCGGAGCCCGATTTGAATCCGGGCTCGGTGGCTCTCATCGCCTCCGCTCCCGCTGCCTTGCTGAGGGAGGTCCTGCGCCAGGCTCGCTGCctgtggggggggcagggggctggtggACAGGGCTCGGCCAGCCTGCGTGGGCTCCCAGGACCCCAGGTTCCTTCTGGCTCTTAAATGCCTCCTTTTCTGCAGAGATTTCTTCCTTCATCCTCCTCACGCCCGAGTTAGAGGGtgagacagggaggagagggtggaggaaGGATTCCGGGGAGATCGGCACAAGCTCAGGGAAGTCCCCCCTGCTGTCTTTCTCCCACAGGACTGAGACttggggggcaggtgggcagtGCGGTCCAGGGGTGCTGGAGGACAGAGCCCAGCAGCACCCTGTCGGCTGTGACTGTTGGGCCactgcgggggggagggggcaagcaTGGAGAAACTGAGGGGGACCTGGGTAGGGACGAGAGGATCACGACAAACTGCCTGGGACTTTTGGTGCTTCATTTTCACTTCCCCCAAGTCCTCCTGCCAGCCCCAAGGGACTTGAGGGGGGTTTCTTTGATGACTTCCTCCACGGCTCCCCTCGTCTCGGACTGGCTCTGGCTCTTCCACTGCCCTGATGGGCCCGAGCTTTCCCAGACCCTCAGGTGGGGCCTGCTCCAGGGGCTTCCTCTGGGGGGACGCTGCTGGGACTTTCTCCCTCAGAGTCAGCAGGCACCGCTGGGTTCTCAGGGGCTTCCGGGGGGGGATCCGCGGATGGGGCAGAAGACGCTTCATCACAGGCGCTGGGAGCTGGGCCGGAGGCCGGTCCGGGGGTCTCGGGGCTCACTTGTGGCTGGGCCACAAAGTCCAAATGGGGCTGGGACTCAAGGTCCACCTGTGGCCGAACGGAGGCGTTCAGCTGAGGCTGCATCACAAAATCTGCCTGTGGCTGGGCCACTGAATCTGACCGTGGCTGTGCTGTGGGCTCTGCCTGTGGCTGGGCCACTGAATCCGACCGTGGCTGTGCCGCGGGGTTCCCCCGAGGCTGGGACACAGCGTCCGACCGTGGCTGTGCCGCGGGGTTCACCTGGGGCTGGGCCCCAGCCACTGGCCCAGGAAGAGTCTGACTCCCAGAGTCCACTTGGGTCTGTGGCTCCGCAGGCGTGAAGCTTCCGGGCCGTTCTTCACAGAGAGCTGCCGCGAAGGAGGAGAGGACGGCGCGCAGCAGGGCCCGGAGGTCGGCGCTggccaggaggcagaggaagggactGAGGCAGCTGTTGAGCAGGGTCAGGTAGTCGGAGTAGACCAGCGCTTCCCAGAGCAGGTAGCCGGGGTAGACGTCCCACAGGAAGGCCAGGTACAGCAGCTGCGCCAGGTGGTAGGGCAGCCGCAAGACCACGTAGGCCGACAGGATGGCCTTGGCCACACGGGCGAAGCCCCGGCAGGCCGCGGGCCTtggccggcggcggcggcaggtCCGGGAGGCGGCGGCCTGCGTGAGCACGTGGCAGACgagaagcaggaggaaaggcAGGAACCCCCCCAGGATCTCGAGCATCCTCAGCGGCAGCTCCTCGCCGTCCCAGAAGTCCAGGCAGATGACCAGGTCGTACCACCAGACGGCGGCCTCGGGGAAGACCAGCCAGGGCACGCTGAAGAGCGTGGCCAGCACCCAGACCCCGGCGCAGACCCAGAGGGGCAGGCGGGCCGGGCGGCGCCCGGGGTACCAGTGCGGGCACAGGGCCAGCAGGCAGCGGTCCACGCTGAGGGCCGCCAGCAGGAAGAGGCCGGAGGAGTAGGACACACCCCACAGGAAGTAGTAGAAGCGGCAGGCGGCCGTCCCCAGCGGCCAGTGGCCTCCGTGCTGGATCTCCAGGATCTGGAAGGCCGCTGCCGCCAGGAACAGAAAATCAGAGAGGGCCAGGCTGAGCAACAGCAGGGCGAGCCGCGTGCCCGCTCCCTGCCGGGCCTGTGAGCCGGCCAGCCATGCCATGAGCCCATTGGCTGGCAGCCCCAGGAGCAGAAGGGCCACCAGGAAGACCGTGTCCCAGCCACCCTGGGGGTAGTCGTCTTCATCGTCCGGCTCCGTGCGGGGCCCGTGGCCGGCGGCACCCAGGTTGGCTTCCATGGCAGTGTCCGTCCGAGGTCCCCGGTGTGCTGTTGGCCACGGAGCGGGTGCCTGATGAACCAATGAAATCATGAGGGACTGAGTATGAGAGAGGGTGCTGTGTACCTCCAGGCAAGTCACTGTCCCTCTCTGAGCCATCGTCATCACCTTCGGGGCAGTTAGCCTCTGCCAGGGACTTTACACAGATTACCTCGCGTAGTCCTCAGAcactccattttacaggtgaggagaggAAGGGTCGGAGgataagtgacttgcccaaggtcagagacAGGACGAGAGGCGCCAGGACTGAGACTCAGACCTAAGCCTCTGCCACGCGGAATCCCAGTGTGCCCAAGTAGACTGGACCGAGGCTTTAAAacagatatatacatgtatatacatgtatattttacattttttcttttttctttatttagttttaattttttaaatgcttttctataAAGATGTCATATCCAcatcctttaaaaacaatttttttaatgtttatttatttttgagagagggagagagagacagagcatgagtggggaagggacagagagagaaggagacacagaatctaaagcaggctccaagctctgagctgtcacggggctagaactcatgaaccgcgagatcatgacctgagccgaagtcggtcacttaaccaagtgaaccacccaggtgccccttaaatttttttttaacgttcatttatttttgagagacacacacacggagaaacagagtgcgagtggaggaggggcagagagagagagggagacacagaatccgaagcagactccaggctctgagctgtccgcacagagcccgacgtgggactcgaactcataagctatgagatcgtgacccgagctgaagttggacgcttaaccgactgagctactcaggtgccccagttttttctcttaaaaaaaaaaatgtttatttttgagagagagagagagagagagagagagagagagagagagagagagaaagagcaggggaggggcagaggatccaaagcaggctctctgctcatagcagacagcccgacgtggggctcgaactcacaaaccacgagatcatgacttgaactgaattcaggcacttaactgactgagccacccacgtgcccctcaaacatatttttaaagctggtgaatcttcaaataaaatattacagtggGGCCCCGGGGATGCTCTAGGGAAGACAATTTAAAAACCACTCGGTCGGATCATCGGATCATCGGATCATCGCAAGCCCCTTTCCTTCTGGTATCCTGGAGTTCAGGTGTTTAAGATTCCAAGAAGGGGAGGCTCAGAGTCCCGTGGGCCTGTAGGAGGCCAAGGGTGGGCAGGAGCCTGGGCCAGAGGAGGCCCTTCCCCACAGCAAGTGCAGCTCATGAACTCAGGGTGAGGTCTGCAACTCAGGGCCCGGCAGCCTGGGGCCAGAAGGGCCGTCCTGGAAGCAGCTGGAGCCCCTTCATCATCCTCGACCCCCACTATGGCCCCGTCCTCATTCTCACAGCTCAGGCAGAAGGTGGCCCCTGAGGCCACCATCAGAAGGAGAAGGGGGCTCAGCAGTGTGATGATAGGGGCCTGctacccttccccccccccccactccgcccGCCTTCCCTCACTGGCCCAGGAGGTTTCCCTTGGAGCACGGAGAAAGTCCTCATGGCAGTGCTGAGCCAGGGGAGGAAGTAGGTGCCCCAGAAAGGCTGGATCCTGCCCGTGGCCCATGGCTCCAGCCCCTTGGCCTTCAGCCCTGTGGCTTCCTCTCCCCTAGTGCTCAGGCAGACCCCACTCTGCAAGCTCCGGCCTCTACTGGATCAGAGCCCTGGGCTCCCCCGAGCCCCAGCAGGTGAGGCCTGGCTTACCTGTGAGGTGCAGGCCGCTGGCCGGAAGGAGCAGGGGCGTGCCTGCCTGCCCAGTGGTCCAGCCATCTGCCGGGCCC is part of the Felis catus isolate Fca126 chromosome D1, F.catus_Fca126_mat1.0, whole genome shotgun sequence genome and harbors:
- the GPR152 gene encoding probable G-protein coupled receptor 152 is translated as MTMAQRGTVTCLEVHSTLSHTQSLMISLVHQAPAPWPTAHRGPRTDTAMEANLGAAGHGPRTEPDDEDDYPQGGWDTVFLVALLLLGLPANGLMAWLAGSQARQGAGTRLALLLLSLALSDFLFLAAAAFQILEIQHGGHWPLGTAACRFYYFLWGVSYSSGLFLLAALSVDRCLLALCPHWYPGRRPARLPLWVCAGVWVLATLFSVPWLVFPEAAVWWYDLVICLDFWDGEELPLRMLEILGGFLPFLLLLVCHVLTQAAASRTCRRRRPRPAACRGFARVAKAILSAYVVLRLPYHLAQLLYLAFLWDVYPGYLLWEALVYSDYLTLLNSCLSPFLCLLASADLRALLRAVLSSFAAALCEERPGSFTPAEPQTQVDSGSQTLPGPVAGAQPQVNPAAQPRSDAVSQPRGNPAAQPRSDSVAQPQAEPTAQPRSDSVAQPQADFVMQPQLNASVRPQVDLESQPHLDFVAQPQVSPETPGPASGPAPSACDEASSAPSADPPPEAPENPAVPADSEGESPSSVPPEEAPGAGPT